In Phreatobacter aquaticus, a single genomic region encodes these proteins:
- a CDS encoding NADH-quinone oxidoreductase subunit M — MSNAPILSIITFLPLVGAALILMIRGDDEAAKRNIRMIALFATLVTFGLSLIPVFLFNASTAEFQFVERANWLGGVIAYRMGVDGISLPLVILTTFLMPFCILASWVSIDRRVKEYMVAFLVLETLMIGVFCALDIVLFYLFFEAGLIPMFLIIGIWGGKRRIYASFKFFLYTLAGSLLMLIAIMAMIWVAKTSDIVELLKVGPSVFGRNMQFWLWVAFFASFAVKMPMWPVHTWLPDAHVEAPTAGSVILAGVLLKMGGYGFLRFSIPMFPEASQFFAPMVFGLSVIAIVYTSLVAMVQEDIKKLIAYSSVAHMGFVTMGIFSGNAEGIQGAVFQMVSHGIVSGALFLCVGVVYDRMHTREIAAYGGLVQRMPVYAVIFMVFTMANVGLPGTSGFVGEFLTLLGAFKTNTWVAFLATSGVILSACYALWLYRQVIWGVLDKPSLKGITDVNTRELVILVPLVVLTILFGIYPSAVLGTSEVAVNALVQSYGQAIAAAGKAAALSLH, encoded by the coding sequence ATGTCCAACGCGCCCATCCTCTCGATCATCACCTTCCTGCCCCTGGTCGGCGCCGCCCTGATCCTCATGATCCGGGGCGACGACGAAGCGGCCAAGCGCAACATCCGCATGATCGCGCTGTTCGCGACGCTGGTGACCTTCGGCCTCTCGCTGATCCCGGTCTTCCTGTTCAACGCCTCGACGGCCGAGTTCCAGTTCGTCGAGCGCGCCAACTGGCTCGGTGGCGTGATTGCCTATCGCATGGGCGTCGACGGCATCTCGCTGCCGCTGGTGATCCTGACGACCTTCCTGATGCCGTTTTGCATCCTCGCCTCCTGGGTCTCGATCGACCGGCGGGTGAAGGAATACATGGTCGCCTTCCTGGTGCTGGAAACGCTGATGATCGGCGTGTTCTGCGCGCTCGACATCGTGCTGTTCTACCTGTTCTTCGAGGCAGGCCTGATCCCGATGTTCCTGATCATCGGCATCTGGGGCGGCAAGCGGCGCATCTACGCCTCGTTCAAGTTCTTCCTCTACACGCTCGCCGGCTCGCTCCTGATGCTGATCGCCATCATGGCGATGATCTGGGTGGCCAAGACCAGCGACATTGTCGAGCTCCTGAAGGTGGGGCCGAGTGTGTTCGGGCGAAACATGCAGTTCTGGCTGTGGGTCGCCTTCTTCGCCTCCTTCGCGGTGAAGATGCCGATGTGGCCGGTGCACACCTGGTTGCCGGACGCCCACGTGGAAGCGCCCACCGCCGGATCGGTGATCCTCGCCGGCGTTCTCCTGAAGATGGGCGGTTACGGCTTCCTGCGCTTCTCCATCCCGATGTTCCCGGAGGCGTCGCAGTTCTTCGCGCCCATGGTGTTCGGCCTGTCGGTGATCGCGATCGTCTACACCTCGCTGGTCGCCATGGTGCAGGAGGATATCAAGAAGCTGATCGCCTATTCGTCGGTGGCCCATATGGGCTTCGTGACCATGGGCATCTTCTCCGGCAATGCCGAGGGCATCCAGGGCGCGGTGTTCCAGATGGTGTCGCATGGCATCGTGTCGGGCGCGCTGTTCCTGTGCGTCGGCGTCGTCTACGACCGCATGCACACCCGCGAGATTGCGGCCTATGGCGGCCTGGTCCAGCGGATGCCGGTCTATGCGGTGATCTTCATGGTGTTCACCATGGCCAATGTCGGCCTGCCCGGCACGTCCGGCTTCGTCGGCGAGTTCCTGACGCTGCTCGGCGCCTTCAAGACCAACACCTGGGTGGCTTTCCTCGCCACATCCGGCGTGATCCTGTCGGCCTGCTACGCGCTGTGGCTCTACCGGCAGGTGATCTGGGGCGTGCTCGACAAGCCCTCGCTCAAGGGCATCACCGACGTCAATACCCGCGAACTGGTGATCCTGGTGCCGCTGGTCGTGCTGACGATCCTGTTCGGCATCTATCCCTCCGCTGTGCTCGGCACGTCGGAAGTGGCGGTGAACGCTCTCGTCCAATCCTATGGTCAGGCCATTGCCGCTGCCGGCAAGGCCGCGGCCTTGTCGCTGCATTGA